A region of the Candidatus Caldatribacterium sp. genome:
AGAAGGTGGACGAGGCTCTCCTTCTCCAGGAGGTTCTCTTCTATGTAGACCGCAGTGATATCCATGAAGAAATTGTTCGGCTCAGGGCCCATATTGAACGGGCCCGGAATCTCCTGAGTCAGGATGGGGTTGTGGGTCGAGAGCTCGAATTCCTCCTTCAGGAAATGCACCGGGAAGTGAACACCATCGGGGCCAAATCTCAGGATAAAGAGATTTCTTCTCTTGTTGTGGACATGAAGACCATACTTGAGCGGATGCGAGAACAAGTGCACAATGTAGAGTAGCCATGGCGGGCCTCCTTTTTGTCATTTCTGGACCCTCTGGAGTAGGCAAGAGCACCCTTCGAAAAGAGGTCATGAAGCGCTGCAGCGGGTTGAAGTACTCAATCTCCTGTACGACGCGTCCCCCGCGCCCGGGGGAGGAAAACGGAGTGGACTACTACTTTGTGACCCCTGAGGTTTTCGAGCGAATGAGAGAAGCGGGAGAGTTCATAGAGTGGGCAAAGGTCCACGGAAACTACTACGGCACGCCTCGGCGTCCCATAGAGGAATGGCGAAAGGAAGGCTTTGATGTTATTCTTGAAATTGATGTTCAGGGAGCGCTCCAGGTAAAGAGGAGTTGTCCGGAGGGGATTTTCATTTTCATAGCTCCCCCGTCACTTCGGGTTCTTGAAGAACGACTGCGCAAACGCAACACCGATCCAGAGGACGAGATTCTCCTGCGGATGACCAACGCTAATCTTGAGATGCAGTGCATCAAGGACTACAATTACCTTGTGGTGAACGATGTCTTCGAAGAAGCGGTACAGCGTCTCTGCGCCATTATCATTGCCGAGCGCTGTCGGATCCGAGAGAGGTGAAAGTGCGTGTTCTCTATCGATGACCTCGTAAAGAAAACGGGTAATGCGTATATCCTGTCTCTTGTGGTGGCGCGGCGCGTTCGTCAGCTCAACGAGGGAGCTCATCCCTTGGTTGAACTCAAGGAACCTCACAAGCCTCTTTTCATTGCTCTCCAGGAGGTCCTTGAGGATAAAATTCAGTTTGAGTTTGCCGAGGAATGACGCCCTACCATCCCTCTTCTTTCTTCCAGGGTAAGCGGATTCTTCTTGGGGTTACGGGGGGTATCGCTGCGGTTAAGGTTGTGAGCCTTGCGCGATACCTCACGGATAAAGGGGCTCAGGTCACCACCTGCATGACGCGCCATGCCCTTGAAATAGTGGGACGGGTTTCTTTTGAAGCGGTGACGGGGCAACGGGTGTACACCGATTCTTTTGAGGAGGGCGCCTCCTTAGCCCATATTTCCCTGGCGCGCAGCCACGACCTCATCCTCGTTGCTCCTGCGACGGCAAATATTATAGGGAAGATGGCTCACGGTATCGCCGACGATCTCCTGAGTACCTTGCTCCTTGTGGAGCCAGGGAAAGTCCTCCTTGCGCCAGCCATGAACGTGAGCATGTGGAGGAATCCGGTGGTGCAGGAAAACCTGCAAATTCTCAAGCAACGAGGGGTGCGGGTTATTCCTCCTTCTTCTGGAAAACTGGCCTGCGGGGAGGAAGGGGAAGGGCGTTTGCCGGAGGTTGAGGAAATAGTGGAGGCAGTTTTTCAAGCTCTGCATGTA
Encoded here:
- a CDS encoding DUF1732 domain-containing protein, coding for KVDEALLLQEVLFYVDRSDIHEEIVRLRAHIERARNLLSQDGVVGRELEFLLQEMHREVNTIGAKSQDKEISSLVVDMKTILERMREQVHNVE
- the gmk gene encoding guanylate kinase, which gives rise to MAGLLFVISGPSGVGKSTLRKEVMKRCSGLKYSISCTTRPPRPGEENGVDYYFVTPEVFERMREAGEFIEWAKVHGNYYGTPRRPIEEWRKEGFDVILEIDVQGALQVKRSCPEGIFIFIAPPSLRVLEERLRKRNTDPEDEILLRMTNANLEMQCIKDYNYLVVNDVFEEAVQRLCAIIIAERCRIRER
- the rpoZ gene encoding DNA-directed RNA polymerase subunit omega, which codes for MFSIDDLVKKTGNAYILSLVVARRVRQLNEGAHPLVELKEPHKPLFIALQEVLEDKIQFEFAEE